In a single window of the Streptomyces cinnabarinus genome:
- a CDS encoding glycosyltransferase family 39 protein gives MVITAQLPPPREEFQDSAEERSARGRVALWAAPLLLALLVGGFGLTGPLLGRDELVTWDMVGRDTDRILATLRNVDAVHGTYYLLMHGWVELFGDSVLSLRLPSLFAVAATASVVALLGDRLFGYRAGILAGLLFGLVPAVSRYGHEARSYALVLLAASLATLLLLRALDRPRGLWRWAAYVLALACTGALHLIALSVVLAHAALLVTRARQDRSLWWRSGLALAAAAACVTPLALLGRSQAGRQLYWVAAPDGWALLSLPQELFASAVGAGALAALALTARSERRAPLLMCGTWALVPPALVWAFSHGEVSYFRGVYVLFTLPAWALLAGAGLGAARRSWKAVAAGVAALALLTLPDHRQMRQPFEHNAPVLLDYAAAAEVIERGHRPGDAVVYDRFDTWQLDGGVAYYLPRDLRLRDVFLTRTPAEIDDLYAVQCAVPDRCLREDERRVWLLTEGTDFPFNAIDPEQAGALQRGYTVKASTPVTGMTVSLLERTNAAGGVRQP, from the coding sequence ATGGTAATCACCGCGCAGCTTCCGCCGCCTCGCGAAGAATTCCAGGACTCCGCCGAGGAGCGGTCCGCCCGGGGCCGGGTGGCGCTCTGGGCGGCGCCCCTCCTCCTCGCCCTGCTGGTCGGCGGCTTCGGGCTGACCGGCCCGCTGCTGGGCCGCGACGAACTCGTCACCTGGGACATGGTCGGCCGGGACACCGACCGGATCCTGGCCACCCTGCGCAACGTCGACGCCGTACACGGCACCTATTACCTGCTGATGCACGGATGGGTCGAGCTGTTCGGGGATTCCGTCCTTTCCCTGCGGCTGCCGTCCCTATTCGCGGTGGCCGCCACGGCGTCGGTCGTGGCGCTGCTCGGAGACCGGCTCTTCGGATATCGGGCCGGAATTCTCGCCGGTCTGCTGTTCGGGCTCGTTCCGGCGGTGAGCCGTTACGGCCATGAGGCCCGCTCCTACGCCCTGGTGCTGCTCGCCGCCTCGCTCGCCACTCTCCTCCTGCTCCGGGCATTGGACCGGCCGCGCGGCCTCTGGCGCTGGGCCGCCTACGTCCTCGCGCTGGCCTGCACCGGAGCCCTCCATTTGATCGCGCTGTCCGTCGTGCTCGCCCACGCCGCGCTGCTTGTGACCCGTGCGCGGCAGGACCGCTCCCTGTGGTGGAGGTCGGGCCTCGCCCTGGCCGCGGCCGCCGCCTGCGTCACCCCGCTCGCCCTGCTCGGCAGGTCCCAGGCCGGACGCCAGCTGTACTGGGTGGCGGCGCCGGACGGCTGGGCGCTGCTCTCCCTCCCGCAGGAGCTGTTCGCCTCCGCGGTGGGCGCCGGAGCCCTGGCGGCCCTCGCCCTGACGGCCCGTTCGGAACGCAGGGCGCCGCTGCTGATGTGCGGCACCTGGGCGCTGGTGCCCCCGGCCCTGGTGTGGGCCTTCTCCCACGGCGAGGTGTCGTACTTCCGTGGTGTGTACGTCCTGTTCACGCTCCCGGCCTGGGCGCTGCTCGCCGGGGCGGGGCTCGGCGCGGCCCGGCGCTCCTGGAAGGCGGTCGCCGCGGGGGTCGCGGCGCTGGCCCTGCTGACGCTTCCGGACCATCGGCAGATGCGGCAGCCGTTCGAGCACAACGCCCCGGTGCTCCTCGACTACGCGGCCGCGGCCGAGGTGATCGAGCGGGGCCACCGGCCCGGGGACGCCGTCGTCTACGACCGCTTCGACACCTGGCAGCTCGACGGTGGGGTGGCGTACTACCTGCCGCGTGACCTGCGGCTGCGGGATGTGTTCCTGACGCGGACCCCGGCCGAGATCGATGACCTCTACGCGGTCCAGTGCGCCGTACCGGACCGCTGTCTGAGGGAGGACGAGCGGCGCGTCTGGCTGCTGACGGAGGGTACCGACTTCCCCTTCAACGCGATCGATCCGGAGCAGGCGGGCGCCCTGCAGCGCGGGTACACGGTGAAGGCGAGCACGCCGGTGACCGGGATGACGGTGAGCCTGCTGGAGCGCACGAACGCCGCAGGGGGTGTCCGGCAGCCCTGA
- a CDS encoding glycosyltransferase produces the protein MKTVCLNMIVKDEAHVIRRCLESVRPLVDSWVILDTGSTDGTQDIVRETLADLPGTLYESPWRGFGASRTEAIERARTTRASHLFFIDADDVLETAPGFTRPDLTHDCYDIEVRHGPVVHWRPALVSTRLPWRYEGVLHEYLECDTEFSRSALDGVRMMIMGGGGRSQGSPRTKYLRDAAILKDGLAKEPNNTRYAFYLAQSWRDADEPAKALAAYDRRAAMAGFVEEAFCSRLYAARLAQTLKRRTPEIISRYLEAHEFRPTRAEPLGELAHLCRTQGERWPLAYLFARRAAELPPPDDILFVEHAWYDWKALDELAVAAYWTGAYRESLEACEKLLTNGKLPEEHRPRITANHEFAQTELSRTTLPPQPTLSHLPRP, from the coding sequence ATGAAAACGGTCTGCCTCAATATGATCGTCAAGGACGAGGCGCATGTGATCCGCCGCTGCCTCGAATCCGTACGGCCTCTCGTCGACTCCTGGGTGATCCTGGACACCGGCTCGACCGACGGCACCCAGGACATCGTCCGCGAGACCCTCGCCGACCTGCCCGGAACCCTGTACGAGAGCCCGTGGCGCGGCTTCGGAGCAAGCCGTACGGAGGCGATCGAACGAGCCCGGACCACCCGGGCGAGCCACCTGTTCTTCATCGACGCCGACGACGTCCTGGAGACCGCCCCCGGCTTCACCCGCCCGGACCTGACCCACGACTGCTACGACATCGAAGTGCGCCACGGCCCCGTGGTCCACTGGCGCCCGGCACTGGTCTCCACCCGCCTGCCCTGGCGGTACGAGGGTGTGCTGCACGAATACCTGGAGTGCGACACGGAGTTCAGCCGGTCCGCCCTGGACGGCGTCCGCATGATGATCATGGGTGGCGGCGGCCGCTCCCAGGGCAGCCCGCGCACGAAGTACCTACGCGACGCCGCGATCCTCAAAGACGGCCTGGCCAAGGAACCGAACAACACCCGCTACGCCTTCTACCTGGCGCAGAGCTGGCGCGACGCCGACGAACCGGCGAAGGCTCTCGCAGCCTACGACCGCCGAGCAGCCATGGCGGGCTTCGTCGAGGAGGCCTTCTGCTCCCGCCTCTACGCGGCCCGCCTGGCCCAGACCCTCAAACGCCGCACGCCGGAGATCATCTCCCGCTACCTGGAGGCCCACGAGTTCCGCCCCACCCGAGCCGAACCCCTGGGCGAACTCGCCCACCTCTGCCGAACCCAGGGCGAACGCTGGCCCCTCGCCTACCTCTTCGCCCGCCGCGCGGCGGAACTCCCGCCCCCCGACGACATCCTCTTCGTCGAACACGCCTGGTACGACTGGAAAGCCCTGGACGAGCTGGCGGTGGCGGCCTACTGGACGGGCGCCTACCGCGAGTCCCTGGAAGCCTGCGAAAAGCTCCTCACCAACGGAAAACTCCCGGAGGAACACCGCCCCCGCATCACCGCCAACCACGAGTTCGCCCAGACCGAACTGTCCCGGACGACCCTCCCCCCGCAACCAACCCTCAGCCACCTGCCACGCCCTTGA
- a CDS encoding TIGR03936 family radical SAM-associated protein has protein sequence MQRIRLRYTKRGRLRFTSHRDFQRAFERALRRAEVPMAYSAGFTPHPKVSYANAAPTGTGSEAEYLEIALTAARDPEQLKVLLDESLPPGLDVVDAVEARTSGLADRLTASEWELRLDGVEPAEAERAVAAFNAAGTVEVQRMTKNGIRTFDARQAVVDLETHSSTADRPTDQPCAILRLVVRHVTPAVRPDDVLSGLRAVADLAPPVPAAVTRLAQGLFDEETGTVTDPLVPDREAATAPTAGSAAAAKAPA, from the coding sequence GTGCAGCGCATCCGACTGCGCTACACCAAGCGCGGCCGCCTCCGGTTCACCAGCCACCGTGACTTCCAGCGCGCCTTCGAGCGTGCGCTGCGCCGTGCCGAGGTGCCCATGGCGTACTCGGCGGGGTTCACGCCGCATCCGAAGGTGTCGTACGCCAATGCCGCACCCACCGGCACGGGCAGTGAGGCGGAGTATCTGGAGATCGCGCTCACCGCGGCGCGGGATCCGGAGCAGCTGAAGGTGCTGCTCGACGAGTCGCTGCCCCCCGGGCTCGATGTCGTCGACGCGGTCGAGGCCCGCACCTCCGGGCTCGCCGACCGGCTGACGGCTTCCGAGTGGGAGCTGCGTCTTGACGGTGTGGAGCCGGCCGAGGCCGAGCGGGCCGTGGCCGCGTTCAACGCCGCCGGGACCGTCGAGGTCCAGCGCATGACCAAGAACGGCATCCGCACCTTCGACGCCCGCCAGGCGGTCGTAGATCTTGAAACGCACAGTTCGACGGCTGATAGGCCGACCGACCAGCCCTGTGCGATACTGCGGCTGGTTGTTCGGCACGTGACGCCTGCCGTTCGACCCGACGACGTCCTGTCCGGTCTCCGCGCCGTGGCCGACCTGGCGCCGCCGGTCCCCGCAGCGGTGACCAGGCTGGCGCAGGGGCTGTTCGATGAAGAGACCGGCACGGTGACCGACCCGCTCGTGCCCGACCGCGAGGCGGCGACGGCCCCCACGGCCGGATCCGCTGCCGCCGCGAAGGCACCGGCGTAA
- the rplU gene encoding 50S ribosomal protein L21, which produces MYAIVRSGGRQHKVAVGDIVEVDKISTAKVGDTVELSTLLVVDGDSVTSDPWVLAGIKVQAEVVDHHKGVKIDILRYKNKTGYRRRQGHRQQYTAIKVTEIPAAAK; this is translated from the coding sequence GTGTACGCCATCGTGCGCAGCGGTGGTCGCCAGCACAAGGTTGCTGTCGGCGACATCGTTGAGGTTGACAAGATTTCCACTGCCAAGGTTGGCGACACGGTCGAGCTCTCGACCCTGCTCGTTGTCGACGGCGACTCCGTGACCAGCGACCCGTGGGTGCTGGCCGGCATCAAGGTCCAGGCCGAGGTCGTGGACCACCACAAGGGCGTCAAGATCGACATCCTTCGCTACAAGAACAAGACCGGCTACCGCCGTCGTCAGGGCCACCGCCAGCAGTACACGGCGATCAAGGTCACTGAGATCCCCGCGGCTGCGAAGTAA
- a CDS encoding Rne/Rng family ribonuclease, translating into MLEPTEPTEGSELNTPSDTLPPRRRRRAASRPAGPPTGAAADSANSVTEAAPAIPDAEAEVEETEVAVTPEADEVEEAAEVAETEEAAPVAVADEAPAGRSRRRVVRRASAPAGAPASAEAAETIVPGTSSAEEQAPATEVVEAASTAAAVEDAAPRRTRRRATRKVTAPAAAPEAAETVVEAVPVAPAEEIAAPVEETAAAAEDAAPKGRTRRRATRKVSAPVEASVEEAQAEEAAPAESAAVVEAPAADIPTAEGTPAEDIPAASEDAAPRRTRRRATRRVSAPAGAPETVEAPMTAADESAAKAETEAETEAETEAETAQTAAEAPAEEAAPRRRRRVARAAATGFSEPARTAEEEAEEESAPRRPARPAVAVFQPPVFTEPMFQTPERAAAAAAAEASDVSGDAEETAAFPEEEQAGGRRRRRRRGAAATEETEARTEARSEARAEAPAVEDEAEDAEESAEDGVEGEETEETGARRRRRRGGRRRRRGEAADAESEGDTEGDEVAAQAAQDAEDTAEQEEEDADEADRDEESGGSSSSSRRRRRRRRRAGDSSGDAEPSADDPERTVVKVREPRAKAEPSDEVQSIKGSTRLEAKKQRRREGREQGRRRVPIITEAEFLARREAVERVMVVRQHGDRTQIGVLEDNVLVEHYVNKEQSTSYVGNVYLGKVQNVLPSMEAAFIDIGKGRNAVLYAGEVNFEALGMANGPRRIESALKSGQSVLVQVTKDPIGHKGARLTSQVSLPGRYLVYVPEGSMTGISRKLPDTERARLKTILKKIVPEDAGVIVRTAAEGASEDELRRDVERLQAQWEDIQKKSKSGNAPTLLYGEPDMTVRVVRDIFNEDFSNVVVSGDDAWSTIHGYVSHVAPDLAERLSKWTSEVDVFATYRIDEQLAKALDRKVWLPSGGSLVIDRTEAMVVVDVNTGKFTGQGGNLEETVTRNNLEAAEEIVRQLRLRDLGGIIVIDFIDMVLESNRDLVLRRLLECLGRDRTKHQVAEVTSLGLVQMTRKRVGQGLLESFSETCVHCNGRGVIVHMEQPTAAGGGGKRKKRGRGGDGHEHEAAVTAVETAEPVEPETETVAEVAAEVAEPAALPAPEFAPDEELFSSVAEAEAAVARGGRTRRRAGRRASAPAGAPKAEAPRAEAPKAEAPVAQEVTAEPEAEAQAETAVVAAEVVETPAAPAEEAAPKGRTRRRATRKATAPAGSPAGAEAAVVTVSSEAAAEPVAEAAPAPEPVAEAPAESAAPARPRRRAVRKATAPTASEETAVMVVPATEAPAEEAPAAEEEPAPAKKAAARKTAKKATAKKAATKKTAAKKTAAKKTTAKKAAKTATAAKKSTSKKTAAAAQQTLPSVSASTDEG; encoded by the coding sequence ATGCTCGAGCCGACCGAACCCACCGAGGGTTCCGAACTCAACACCCCCAGCGACACCCTGCCGCCGCGTCGTCGGCGCCGTGCCGCGTCCCGGCCGGCGGGTCCGCCGACCGGCGCCGCCGCAGACTCTGCAAACTCCGTGACCGAGGCCGCGCCGGCCATACCGGACGCCGAGGCCGAGGTCGAGGAGACCGAGGTCGCTGTGACTCCGGAGGCCGACGAGGTCGAAGAGGCCGCCGAGGTCGCTGAGACCGAAGAGGCCGCCCCTGTCGCCGTAGCCGATGAGGCTCCCGCCGGTCGTTCGCGGCGCCGTGTGGTCCGTAGGGCGTCCGCGCCCGCCGGGGCGCCCGCGTCCGCGGAGGCCGCCGAGACCATCGTTCCGGGGACCAGCTCCGCGGAGGAGCAGGCGCCCGCCACCGAGGTCGTCGAGGCCGCCTCCACCGCCGCTGCCGTGGAGGACGCCGCCCCGCGTCGCACCCGCCGCCGCGCCACCCGCAAGGTCACCGCGCCCGCCGCCGCTCCCGAGGCGGCGGAGACCGTCGTCGAGGCCGTGCCGGTCGCGCCCGCCGAGGAGATCGCCGCGCCGGTCGAGGAGACCGCCGCGGCCGCCGAGGACGCCGCACCGAAGGGACGTACGCGCCGCCGTGCGACCCGGAAGGTGTCCGCGCCCGTCGAGGCGTCGGTCGAGGAGGCGCAGGCCGAAGAGGCCGCCCCCGCCGAGAGCGCCGCGGTCGTCGAGGCCCCGGCCGCCGACATCCCCACCGCCGAAGGCACCCCCGCCGAAGACATCCCGGCCGCGTCCGAGGATGCCGCCCCCCGTCGTACCCGTCGGCGTGCCACGCGTCGTGTGTCCGCGCCCGCCGGGGCGCCCGAGACCGTGGAGGCGCCCATGACCGCCGCCGATGAGAGCGCCGCCAAGGCCGAGACCGAGGCCGAGACCGAGGCCGAGACCGAGGCCGAGACCGCGCAGACCGCCGCCGAGGCTCCCGCCGAAGAGGCCGCCCCCCGCCGTCGGCGCCGGGTCGCCCGCGCGGCCGCCACCGGGTTCTCCGAGCCCGCGCGCACCGCCGAGGAGGAGGCCGAGGAGGAGTCGGCGCCGCGTCGTCCGGCGCGGCCCGCCGTGGCCGTGTTCCAGCCGCCCGTCTTCACCGAGCCCATGTTCCAGACCCCGGAGCGCGCCGCCGCCGCAGCCGCCGCCGAGGCGTCGGACGTGTCCGGTGACGCCGAGGAGACCGCGGCGTTCCCGGAGGAGGAGCAGGCCGGGGGCCGTCGCCGGCGCCGCCGCCGGGGTGCCGCCGCCACGGAGGAGACCGAGGCCCGTACCGAGGCCCGTAGCGAGGCCCGCGCCGAGGCGCCCGCCGTCGAGGACGAGGCGGAGGACGCCGAGGAGTCCGCCGAGGACGGTGTCGAGGGCGAGGAGACCGAGGAGACCGGGGCGCGCCGTCGTCGCCGCCGGGGCGGCCGTCGCCGTCGTCGTGGTGAGGCCGCGGACGCCGAGTCCGAGGGTGACACCGAGGGCGACGAGGTCGCCGCTCAGGCCGCGCAGGACGCCGAGGACACCGCCGAGCAGGAGGAAGAGGACGCCGACGAGGCGGACCGGGACGAGGAGTCCGGGGGTTCCAGCTCCAGCAGCCGGCGCCGCCGTCGCCGTCGCCGCCGGGCCGGGGACAGCTCCGGTGACGCCGAGCCGTCCGCCGACGACCCGGAGCGCACGGTCGTCAAGGTACGCGAGCCGCGCGCCAAGGCCGAGCCGTCCGACGAGGTGCAGTCCATCAAGGGCTCGACCCGGCTCGAAGCGAAGAAGCAGCGCCGCCGGGAAGGCCGTGAGCAGGGCCGCCGTCGCGTCCCGATCATCACCGAGGCCGAGTTCCTGGCCCGCCGTGAGGCCGTCGAGCGCGTGATGGTCGTCCGCCAGCACGGCGACCGTACGCAGATCGGTGTCCTTGAGGACAACGTGCTCGTGGAGCACTACGTCAACAAGGAGCAGTCGACCTCGTACGTCGGCAACGTCTACCTCGGCAAGGTGCAGAACGTCCTGCCCTCGATGGAGGCCGCCTTCATCGACATCGGCAAGGGCCGCAACGCCGTGCTCTACGCCGGTGAGGTCAACTTCGAGGCGCTCGGCATGGCCAACGGGCCGCGCCGGATCGAGTCCGCCCTGAAGTCCGGCCAGTCGGTCCTGGTGCAGGTCACCAAGGACCCGATCGGGCACAAGGGCGCGCGTCTGACCAGCCAGGTCTCCCTGCCCGGCCGGTACCTGGTCTACGTGCCCGAGGGCTCGATGACCGGTATCAGCCGCAAGCTGCCCGACACCGAGCGGGCGCGGCTGAAGACCATCCTCAAGAAGATCGTCCCCGAGGACGCGGGCGTCATCGTGCGCACCGCCGCCGAGGGCGCGAGCGAGGACGAGCTGCGCCGCGATGTCGAGCGGCTCCAGGCGCAGTGGGAGGACATCCAGAAGAAGTCCAAGAGCGGCAACGCGCCCACGCTGCTCTACGGCGAGCCGGACATGACGGTCCGGGTCGTCCGGGACATCTTCAACGAGGACTTCTCCAACGTCGTCGTCAGCGGTGACGACGCCTGGTCGACGATCCACGGGTACGTCTCGCACGTCGCCCCTGATCTCGCCGAGCGGCTGTCGAAGTGGACCTCCGAGGTCGACGTCTTCGCCACCTACCGGATCGACGAGCAGCTCGCCAAGGCGCTGGACCGCAAGGTCTGGCTGCCCAGCGGCGGTTCGCTGGTGATCGACCGGACCGAGGCGATGGTCGTCGTCGACGTCAACACCGGCAAGTTCACCGGCCAGGGTGGCAACCTGGAGGAGACGGTCACCAGGAACAACCTGGAGGCGGCCGAGGAGATCGTGCGTCAGCTGCGGCTGCGCGACCTCGGCGGCATCATCGTGATCGACTTCATCGACATGGTGCTGGAGTCCAACCGGGATCTGGTGCTGCGGCGACTGCTGGAGTGTCTGGGCCGGGACCGTACGAAGCACCAGGTCGCCGAGGTGACCTCGCTGGGGCTCGTGCAGATGACCCGCAAGCGGGTCGGCCAGGGGCTGCTGGAGTCGTTCTCCGAGACCTGCGTCCACTGCAACGGCCGCGGTGTCATCGTGCACATGGAGCAGCCGACCGCCGCCGGGGGCGGCGGCAAGCGCAAGAAGCGCGGGCGTGGCGGTGACGGGCACGAGCACGAGGCCGCGGTGACCGCCGTGGAGACCGCGGAGCCGGTCGAGCCGGAGACGGAGACCGTGGCCGAGGTGGCGGCCGAGGTCGCCGAGCCGGCCGCGCTGCCCGCGCCCGAGTTCGCGCCGGACGAGGAACTGTTCAGCAGCGTCGCCGAGGCGGAGGCCGCGGTCGCCCGCGGTGGCCGCACCCGGCGCCGGGCCGGCCGTCGGGCGTCCGCCCCGGCCGGTGCGCCGAAGGCGGAGGCGCCCAGGGCCGAGGCTCCGAAGGCGGAGGCGCCGGTCGCTCAGGAGGTGACCGCCGAGCCGGAGGCCGAGGCGCAGGCCGAGACCGCCGTCGTGGCGGCCGAGGTCGTCGAGACCCCCGCAGCCCCCGCCGAGGAGGCCGCGCCGAAGGGCCGTACGCGTCGGCGCGCGACCCGCAAGGCGACCGCGCCCGCCGGTTCGCCCGCGGGGGCGGAGGCCGCCGTGGTGACCGTCAGCAGCGAGGCGGCGGCCGAGCCGGTGGCCGAGGCGGCCCCCGCGCCCGAGCCCGTCGCCGAGGCGCCCGCCGAGAGCGCCGCCCCGGCCCGTCCGCGTCGCCGTGCCGTGCGCAAGGCCACCGCGCCGACCGCGTCCGAGGAGACGGCCGTCATGGTCGTCCCCGCGACGGAGGCTCCCGCTGAGGAGGCCCCGGCCGCGGAGGAGGAGCCCGCCCCGGCCAAGAAGGCGGCGGCTCGCAAGACGGCGAAGAAGGCGACGGCCAAGAAGGCCGCCACCAAGAAGACCGCGGCCAAGAAGACGGCCGCAAAGAAGACGACGGCCAAGAAGGCGGCCAAGACCGCCACGGCCGCCAAGAAGTCGACGTCGAAGAAGACCGCGGCGGCGGCGCAGCAGACGCTGCCCTCCGTCTCGGCCTCCACCGACGAGGGCTGA
- the rpmA gene encoding 50S ribosomal protein L27, producing the protein MAHKKGASSTRNGRDSNAQRLGVKRFGGQVVSAGEILVRQRGTHFHPGAGVGRGGDDTLFALNAGAVQFGTHRGRKVVNIVPVA; encoded by the coding sequence ATGGCACACAAGAAGGGCGCATCGTCCACCCGTAACGGTCGTGACTCCAACGCTCAGCGCCTCGGCGTGAAGCGCTTCGGCGGTCAGGTCGTCAGCGCGGGTGAGATCCTGGTCCGCCAGCGCGGCACCCACTTCCACCCCGGCGCGGGCGTCGGCCGTGGCGGCGACGACACGCTGTTCGCGCTGAACGCCGGTGCGGTGCAGTTCGGCACCCACCGTGGCCGCAAGGTCGTGAACATCGTTCCGGTCGCCTGA
- a CDS encoding SUMF1/EgtB/PvdO family nonheme iron enzyme produces MAHLPGGTFLMGADDEWVVPGDGEGPVHRVRLDAFLIDRRAVSTAEFRAFVEATAHVTDAERYGWSFVFAGLLPDDFPETRGVAEAPWWRQVHGACWRRPEGPGSDVADLAEHPVVHVSRNDAVAYAAWAGKRLPTEAEWEYAARGGLEQRVFPWGDELEPGGEHRMNVWEGSVSRPMPPYSNCVCAVMSSGRPAMSALNRSAVLSSSGRTL; encoded by the coding sequence ATGGCCCACCTCCCCGGCGGCACCTTCCTGATGGGGGCCGACGATGAGTGGGTGGTGCCGGGTGACGGGGAGGGACCCGTTCACCGCGTACGGCTCGACGCGTTCCTGATCGACCGTCGAGCCGTCTCCACCGCGGAATTCCGGGCCTTCGTCGAGGCCACCGCGCATGTGACGGACGCCGAGCGGTACGGCTGGTCATTCGTGTTCGCCGGACTTCTGCCGGACGACTTCCCCGAGACCCGCGGCGTCGCCGAGGCACCGTGGTGGCGGCAGGTCCACGGAGCGTGCTGGCGTCGTCCGGAAGGGCCCGGATCCGATGTGGCCGACCTTGCCGAGCACCCTGTCGTCCACGTCTCGCGGAACGACGCCGTGGCCTATGCGGCCTGGGCGGGCAAGCGGCTGCCGACCGAGGCGGAGTGGGAGTACGCCGCGCGGGGCGGCCTCGAACAGCGGGTGTTCCCGTGGGGAGACGAGCTGGAACCGGGCGGGGAGCACCGGATGAACGTTTGGGAGGGATCGGTCAGCCGGCCCATGCCGCCGTACAGCAACTGCGTCTGCGCGGTCATGAGTTCGGGGCGCCCGGCGATGTCCGCGTTGAACCGCTCGGCCGTCCTGTCGTCCAGCGGCAGGACGTTGTAG